The following are encoded together in the Streptomyces sp. NBC_00358 genome:
- a CDS encoding trypsin-like serine peptidase, with the protein MPSIRSRTLAAAAAVIAAVMITTTACDSKKDDDGATARPSSSTRAGKGVDTGQDDGSTSVGGYKLPAGLPTDLSGAALDKWKNGGWKDYSDWASKAQDYANPYIKDFWTPEKMAEAKADIPVARAGSTSSGSGSGATSYLPDGRVKKQTAAKVKGTYHHYAPPVGKLFFSSPEGNMVCSAAVVTDPAHPGRSNLVWTAGHCVHAGKGGGWYRNIAFVPSFNNSANLSNRQITDPRAKAVSPYGIWWADWATTSSQWMKGGSHQGNAASGYDYAVLHVKPERGGKSLQEQLGSALPVWFGAPAANKVTSMKVRGYPAEAPYDGSKMYDCHGATKRFVLAKNVPAQFMIGCTMNGGASGGPWFMSHNGRTYLVSNNSLSDRKTFITGPRLGENAKQVYLATSGKFK; encoded by the coding sequence ATGCCATCCATACGCAGCCGCACGCTCGCGGCAGCCGCGGCCGTGATCGCGGCCGTCATGATCACCACGACGGCCTGTGACAGCAAGAAGGACGACGACGGGGCCACCGCCCGGCCTTCGTCGTCCACCCGGGCCGGCAAGGGCGTCGACACCGGCCAGGACGACGGCTCCACCTCCGTCGGCGGCTACAAGCTGCCCGCCGGCCTTCCCACCGACCTCAGCGGCGCCGCCCTGGACAAGTGGAAGAACGGCGGGTGGAAGGACTACAGCGACTGGGCGTCCAAGGCGCAGGACTACGCCAACCCGTACATCAAGGACTTCTGGACGCCGGAGAAGATGGCCGAGGCCAAGGCGGACATCCCGGTCGCCCGGGCGGGCAGCACCAGTTCGGGCTCGGGCAGCGGTGCCACCTCCTACCTGCCCGACGGCAGGGTGAAGAAGCAGACCGCCGCCAAGGTCAAGGGCACCTACCACCACTACGCTCCGCCGGTCGGTAAGCTGTTCTTCTCCTCGCCCGAGGGCAACATGGTCTGCTCGGCCGCCGTCGTCACCGACCCGGCGCACCCCGGCAGGTCCAACCTGGTGTGGACCGCGGGCCACTGCGTGCACGCCGGCAAGGGCGGCGGCTGGTACCGCAACATCGCCTTCGTCCCCTCGTTCAACAACAGCGCGAACCTGAGCAACCGCCAGATCACCGACCCGCGCGCCAAGGCCGTCTCCCCGTACGGAATCTGGTGGGCCGACTGGGCCACCACCTCGTCCCAGTGGATGAAGGGCGGCTCGCACCAGGGCAACGCGGCCTCCGGATACGACTACGCGGTGCTGCACGTGAAGCCCGAGCGCGGCGGCAAGTCCCTTCAGGAACAGCTCGGTTCGGCCCTTCCGGTGTGGTTCGGAGCCCCGGCGGCCAACAAGGTGACGAGCATGAAGGTCCGCGGCTACCCGGCCGAGGCGCCCTATGACGGCTCGAAGATGTACGACTGCCACGGCGCCACCAAGCGCTTCGTGCTCGCGAAGAACGTCCCCGCCCAGTTCATGATCGGCTGCACCATGAACGGCGGTGCCTCCGGCGGCCCCTGGTTCATGAGCCACAACGGCCGGACGTACCTGGTCTCCAACAACTCCCTGAGCGACCGCAAGACGTTCATCACCGGGCCGCGCCTCGGCGAGAACGCCAAGCAGGTCTACCTGGCGACGAGCGGGAAGTTCAAGTAG
- a CDS encoding HelD family protein, whose product MREDAENLDIRDVTANWVNAEVLHRQIAERIKALADLSHTPLFFGRLDYLHAPGSDLAEGAEGERFYIGRRHVHDAGGDPMVIDWRAPVSQPFYRASKKDPMDVGLRRRFGYTGGDLTAYEDEHLSDPAETATTSKLLQQEIERPRVGPMRDIVATIQPEQDEIVRSGLSGSVCVQGGPGTGKTAVGLHRVAYLLYAHRERLARTGTLVIGPNKSFLHYIEQVLPALGELEVKQATVDDLVAHVEVRGSDDAPAAVIKGDARMAQVLRRAVRSHVGIPTEPVVVVRGSRRWRVPAYELEEIVKELLDRDIRYGAAHQALPQRIAHAVLVQMERSGEAPDDRVQDAVARNAAVKAAVKAIWPPVDPAKLVLRLLSDAEFLAAHAQGLLDEAEQKEILWAKPVRSVKSAKWSAADAVLIDEATDLVQRTHSLGHVVLDEAQDLSPMQYRAVGRRCTTGSATVLGDLAQGTTPWATRSWEEALGHLGKGDAVVEELTAGFRVPTDVISYASRLLPHIAPGLAPVASVRENPGFFEVRASTADAEVVGAVEELLGHEGSVGLIAADARIPVLAEALTAAGRTYLGPGEETTAETRLTLVPASLAKGLEYDYVVLDEPRAVVDGEPDERTGLRRLYVALTRAVSGLIVTHAAPLPAELG is encoded by the coding sequence ATGCGCGAGGACGCGGAGAACCTCGACATCCGCGATGTCACCGCGAACTGGGTGAACGCCGAAGTACTGCACCGGCAGATCGCCGAGCGCATCAAGGCCCTCGCCGACCTCAGCCACACCCCGCTGTTCTTCGGACGCCTCGACTATCTGCACGCCCCGGGCTCCGACCTGGCCGAGGGCGCCGAGGGCGAACGGTTCTACATCGGGCGCCGCCATGTGCACGACGCCGGCGGCGACCCGATGGTCATCGACTGGCGCGCTCCGGTGTCCCAGCCGTTCTACCGGGCCTCGAAGAAGGACCCGATGGACGTCGGGCTGCGCCGCCGCTTCGGCTACACCGGCGGCGACCTCACGGCCTACGAGGACGAGCACCTCTCCGACCCGGCCGAGACCGCGACCACCAGCAAGCTGCTCCAGCAGGAGATCGAGCGCCCGCGTGTCGGCCCGATGCGCGACATCGTGGCGACCATCCAGCCGGAGCAGGACGAGATCGTACGGTCCGGGCTGTCCGGCTCGGTCTGTGTGCAGGGCGGTCCCGGCACCGGGAAGACCGCCGTCGGCCTGCACCGGGTCGCGTACCTGCTGTACGCGCACCGGGAGCGGCTCGCCCGCACCGGCACCCTGGTGATCGGGCCGAACAAGTCCTTCCTGCACTACATCGAGCAGGTCCTGCCCGCACTGGGTGAGCTGGAGGTCAAGCAGGCGACCGTCGACGATCTGGTCGCGCATGTCGAGGTGCGCGGCAGCGACGACGCCCCGGCCGCCGTGATCAAGGGCGACGCCCGGATGGCCCAGGTGCTGCGCCGGGCCGTCCGCTCGCACGTGGGCATCCCGACCGAGCCCGTGGTGGTGGTCAGGGGATCACGGCGCTGGCGCGTCCCGGCGTACGAACTGGAGGAGATCGTCAAGGAGCTGCTCGACCGGGACATCCGGTACGGCGCGGCCCACCAGGCCCTTCCGCAGCGGATCGCGCATGCCGTGCTGGTCCAGATGGAGCGCTCCGGGGAGGCGCCGGACGACCGGGTGCAGGACGCCGTCGCCCGCAACGCCGCGGTGAAGGCCGCCGTGAAGGCGATCTGGCCGCCGGTCGACCCCGCCAAGCTCGTGCTGCGGCTGCTGAGCGACGCGGAGTTCCTCGCCGCGCACGCACAGGGGCTGCTGGACGAGGCCGAGCAGAAGGAGATCCTCTGGGCGAAGCCGGTGCGCAGCGTGAAGAGCGCGAAGTGGTCGGCCGCCGATGCCGTGCTGATCGACGAGGCCACCGACCTGGTCCAGCGCACGCACTCGCTCGGACACGTGGTGCTCGACGAGGCGCAGGACCTGTCGCCGATGCAGTACCGCGCGGTGGGGCGGCGCTGCACGACGGGATCGGCGACCGTGCTCGGGGACCTGGCGCAGGGGACGACCCCGTGGGCGACCCGGAGCTGGGAGGAGGCCCTCGGTCATCTGGGCAAGGGGGACGCCGTCGTCGAGGAGCTGACGGCCGGTTTCCGTGTCCCCACGGACGTCATCAGCTACGCGTCCCGGCTGCTGCCGCACATCGCGCCCGGTCTGGCACCGGTCGCGTCGGTGCGCGAGAACCCGGGCTTCTTCGAGGTGCGCGCGAGCACGGCGGACGCCGAAGTCGTGGGCGCGGTGGAGGAGTTGCTCGGCCACGAGGGATCGGTCGGGCTGATCGCCGCGGACGCCCGTATCCCGGTGCTCGCCGAGGCGCTGACGGCGGCCGGACGGACGTATCTCGGTCCGGGCGAGGAGACGACGGCCGAGACCCGGCTGACCCTGGTCCCGGCCTCGCTCGCCAAGGGCCTGGAGTACGACTACGTGGTCCTGGACGAGCCGCGGGCCGTCGTCGACGGCGAACCGGACGAACGCACCGGCCTGCGCCGCCTGTACGTGGCCCTCACCCGGGCGGTCTCGGGGCTGATCGTGACGCACGCGGCGCCGCTCCCGGCCGAACTGGGCTGA
- a CDS encoding DNA repair helicase XPB encodes MNGPLIVQSDKTLLLEVDHERADACRRVIAPFAELERAPEHIHTYRVTPLGLWNARAAGHDAEQVVDALVEFSRYPVPHALLVDIAETMDRYGRLTLSKHPAHGLVLTTTDRPVLEEVLRSKRVAPLVGNRIDPDTVAVHPSERGQIKQTLLKLGWPAEDLAGYVDGEAHAIELDEDGWALRPYQRQAVENFWHGGSGVVVLPCGAGKTLVGAGAMAQAKATTLILVTNTVSARQWKHELVKRTSLTEEEIGEYSGTRKEIRPVTIATYQVLTTRRKGVYPHLELFDSRDWGLILYDEVHLLPAPVFKFTADLQARRRLGLTATLVREDGRESDVFSLIGPKRFDAPWKEIEAQGYIAPADCVEVRVNLTDSERLAYATAEAEEKYRFCATTATKRKVTEALVRKFAGQQILVIGQYIDQLDELGEHLNAPVIKGETSNAQREKLFDAFRQGEISVLVVSKVANFSIDLPEATVAIQVSGTFGSRQEEAQRLGRVLRPKADGHQAHFYSVVARDTIDQDFAAHRQRFLAEQGYAYRIMDADDLLTDKE; translated from the coding sequence GTGAACGGACCGCTCATCGTCCAGTCCGACAAAACGCTTCTGCTCGAAGTCGATCATGAGCGGGCCGACGCCTGCCGCCGGGTCATCGCCCCCTTCGCCGAGCTGGAGCGGGCGCCCGAGCACATCCACACCTACCGGGTGACGCCGCTCGGCCTGTGGAACGCGCGGGCCGCCGGGCACGACGCCGAGCAGGTCGTGGACGCGCTGGTGGAGTTCAGCCGCTATCCCGTCCCGCACGCGCTGCTCGTGGACATCGCCGAGACGATGGACCGCTACGGCCGGCTCACGCTGAGCAAGCATCCGGCCCACGGACTCGTGCTCACCACCACCGACCGGCCCGTCCTCGAAGAGGTGCTGCGCTCCAAGCGCGTCGCCCCGCTCGTCGGCAACCGGATCGACCCCGACACGGTCGCCGTGCACCCCTCGGAGCGCGGCCAGATCAAGCAGACCCTGCTGAAGCTGGGCTGGCCGGCCGAGGACCTCGCCGGGTACGTCGACGGCGAGGCGCACGCCATCGAGCTGGACGAGGACGGCTGGGCGCTGCGGCCCTACCAGCGGCAGGCCGTGGAGAACTTCTGGCACGGCGGTTCCGGTGTGGTCGTGCTGCCCTGCGGCGCGGGCAAGACGCTCGTCGGGGCCGGTGCCATGGCGCAGGCCAAGGCGACCACGCTCATCCTCGTCACCAACACCGTCTCGGCCCGGCAGTGGAAGCACGAGCTGGTGAAGCGGACCTCGCTGACCGAGGAGGAGATCGGCGAGTACAGCGGAACGCGCAAGGAGATCCGCCCGGTCACCATCGCCACCTACCAGGTGCTGACGACCCGGCGGAAGGGCGTCTACCCGCACCTCGAACTCTTCGACTCCCGCGACTGGGGCCTCATCCTCTACGACGAGGTCCACCTGCTGCCCGCCCCCGTCTTCAAGTTCACCGCCGACCTCCAGGCCCGGCGCCGGCTGGGGCTGACCGCGACGCTCGTACGGGAGGACGGCCGCGAGTCGGACGTCTTCTCCCTCATCGGGCCCAAGCGGTTCGACGCGCCCTGGAAGGAGATCGAGGCGCAGGGCTACATCGCCCCGGCCGACTGTGTCGAGGTGCGGGTGAACCTCACCGACTCCGAGCGGCTCGCGTACGCCACCGCCGAGGCCGAGGAGAAGTACCGCTTCTGCGCGACGACGGCGACCAAGCGGAAGGTGACCGAGGCGCTGGTCCGGAAGTTCGCGGGGCAGCAGATCCTGGTGATCGGCCAGTACATCGACCAGCTCGACGAGCTGGGCGAGCATCTGAACGCGCCCGTCATCAAGGGGGAGACCAGCAACGCGCAGCGGGAGAAGCTGTTCGACGCCTTCCGGCAGGGTGAGATCAGCGTCCTCGTCGTGTCGAAGGTCGCGAACTTCTCCATCGACCTGCCGGAGGCCACGGTGGCCATCCAGGTCTCGGGCACGTTCGGCTCCCGCCAGGAGGAGGCCCAGCGCCTGGGCCGCGTCCTGCGCCCGAAGGCCGACGGCCACCAGGCTCACTTCTACTCCGTGGTCGCCCGCGACACCATCGACCAGGACTTCGCCGCCCACCGCCAGCGCTTCCTCGCGGAACAGGGCTACGCCTACCGGATCATGGACGCCGACGACCTCCTGACCGACAAGGAGTAG
- a CDS encoding helicase C-terminal domain-containing protein has product MSPETTAPRSLAEALRARDDASLSALLRSRPDLITPVPTDLTQLATRAGTRASVVRALERLDRFTLQTAEALAVAREPATYDELLGLLAGDDADPAVTAAFPHALGTLRDQALLWGGDDRLRLVRTARELLAPGPQHPSPTGLGPTVGEATAGMSPGRIQEIVATAGLSSTHDAVSAVTALSALFGDRNRMSALLDEAPAEAVEVLSRLVWGPPYGQVTAEPAAHLRWLIGRGLLLPTAPGTVVLPREVALHLRAGRAHRVTEPAAPPVEVSATRRPQAVDGAAAGQAYTTLATVEELLKDWHEGGPAVLRAGGLSVRDLKRTAVALDVSEPVAAFWVELAHAAGLVASDGETEERYAATPAYDAWLELPAAQRWARLASAWLAATRTAGLVGGRDAKDRTLSALGPGLDRSPAPEVRHRVLALLAELPEGAVPDTDSLLARLYWERPSRGTRPAPDDLRARLARWTLSEAELLGVTGRGALSAQGRALLGLPATAGGPAAEPSGPGDKLPAHRRHHPVTVPVPHSPAERTAAAARAAELLSPLLPEPLDHVLLQADLTAVAPGPLERPLADTLGVLADVESKGGATVYRFTPGSVRRALDAGRSASDLHAFLAAHSRTPVPQPLAYLIDDMARRHGHLRIGAASAYVRCDDEAVLNEILADKRSQEFGVRRIAPTVLVSGTDPATLLAGLRSMGFAPAAESAQGDVLISRAHAHRTPPRTAPEPVPDGPPVPDATLLGAAVRAIRAGDLASTAPRKDDPAAGRPGDGGLPRTSSAETLATMQAAVMTGEAVWIGYVNAEGAASQRVIAPIRVEGGFVTAYDHTADEVRTYPLHRVTGVAELADDQP; this is encoded by the coding sequence ATGAGCCCCGAGACGACCGCCCCGCGGTCCCTGGCGGAAGCCCTCCGCGCGCGGGACGACGCCTCGCTGTCCGCCCTTCTGCGGTCCCGGCCGGACCTGATCACCCCCGTCCCCACGGATCTCACCCAGCTGGCCACCCGGGCGGGCACGCGAGCGTCGGTCGTGCGCGCCCTGGAGCGTCTGGACCGCTTCACGCTCCAGACGGCGGAGGCGCTGGCCGTGGCCCGGGAACCGGCGACGTACGACGAACTGCTCGGGCTGCTGGCGGGCGACGACGCCGACCCCGCGGTCACCGCGGCCTTCCCGCACGCCCTCGGGACGCTCCGCGATCAGGCCCTGCTCTGGGGCGGCGACGACCGCCTGCGGCTCGTACGGACGGCGCGCGAGCTGCTCGCGCCGGGGCCGCAGCACCCGTCCCCGACGGGGCTCGGGCCGACGGTCGGCGAGGCCACGGCGGGCATGTCACCGGGGCGCATCCAGGAGATCGTGGCCACGGCGGGGCTGTCGTCGACCCACGACGCCGTGTCGGCGGTGACGGCGCTGAGCGCCCTGTTCGGCGACCGGAACCGGATGTCGGCGCTGCTCGACGAGGCGCCCGCCGAAGCGGTGGAAGTGCTGTCCCGGCTGGTGTGGGGGCCGCCGTACGGTCAGGTGACGGCCGAACCGGCGGCGCATCTGCGCTGGCTGATCGGGCGGGGGCTGCTGCTGCCGACGGCGCCCGGAACGGTCGTACTGCCCCGGGAGGTCGCCCTGCATCTGCGGGCGGGCCGCGCGCACCGGGTGACGGAACCGGCGGCGCCCCCGGTCGAGGTCTCGGCGACCCGCCGTCCACAGGCTGTGGACGGCGCCGCGGCCGGCCAGGCGTACACGACGCTGGCGACCGTCGAGGAGCTGCTGAAGGACTGGCACGAGGGCGGTCCCGCGGTGCTGCGCGCGGGCGGACTGAGCGTGCGGGACCTGAAGCGGACGGCGGTGGCGCTCGACGTCTCCGAGCCGGTCGCCGCGTTCTGGGTGGAACTCGCCCACGCGGCGGGCCTGGTGGCGTCGGACGGCGAGACGGAGGAACGGTACGCGGCCACGCCCGCCTACGACGCGTGGCTGGAGCTGCCCGCCGCGCAGCGCTGGGCGCGGCTCGCCTCGGCGTGGCTCGCGGCGACCCGCACGGCGGGTCTGGTGGGCGGCCGGGACGCGAAGGACCGTACGCTCTCGGCGCTCGGCCCCGGCCTCGACCGTTCCCCGGCGCCCGAGGTCCGCCACCGCGTGCTCGCCCTCCTCGCCGAGCTGCCCGAGGGCGCCGTGCCCGACACGGACTCCCTCCTCGCCCGGCTGTACTGGGAACGCCCCTCGCGCGGCACCCGCCCGGCGCCGGACGACCTGCGCGCCCGGCTGGCCCGCTGGACGCTGTCCGAGGCCGAACTGCTCGGGGTGACCGGCCGGGGCGCGCTGTCCGCGCAGGGGCGGGCGCTGCTGGGGCTGCCGGCGACGGCGGGCGGCCCGGCGGCCGAGCCGTCCGGCCCCGGCGACAAGCTCCCCGCCCACCGGCGGCACCACCCCGTGACCGTCCCCGTGCCGCACTCCCCCGCCGAGCGGACCGCGGCGGCGGCCCGCGCCGCCGAGCTCCTCTCCCCGCTGCTGCCCGAGCCGCTCGACCACGTCCTGCTCCAGGCGGACCTGACGGCGGTCGCGCCCGGTCCCCTGGAACGCCCGCTGGCCGACACCCTCGGGGTGCTCGCGGACGTCGAGTCCAAGGGCGGGGCCACGGTCTACCGCTTCACCCCGGGCTCGGTGCGCCGGGCGCTCGACGCGGGCCGTTCGGCGTCCGACCTGCACGCCTTCCTCGCCGCCCACTCCCGTACGCCGGTCCCGCAGCCGCTGGCCTACCTGATCGACGACATGGCGCGGCGGCACGGTCATCTGCGGATCGGGGCGGCGTCGGCGTACGTCCGCTGCGACGACGAGGCGGTGCTCAACGAGATCCTCGCCGACAAGCGTTCGCAGGAGTTCGGGGTACGGCGGATCGCGCCCACGGTGCTGGTCTCGGGAACCGACCCGGCGACGCTGCTCGCCGGCCTGCGGTCGATGGGCTTCGCGCCCGCCGCCGAGTCGGCGCAGGGGGACGTCCTGATCAGCCGGGCACACGCCCACCGCACCCCGCCGCGCACCGCCCCGGAGCCCGTCCCGGACGGTCCGCCGGTCCCCGACGCCACCCTCCTCGGCGCCGCGGTCCGCGCGATCCGGGCCGGGGACCTCGCCTCCACCGCCCCGCGCAAGGACGACCCGGCCGCCGGCCGCCCCGGCGACGGCGGGCTGCCCCGCACCAGTTCCGCCGAGACCCTCGCGACCATGCAGGCCGCCGTCATGACGGGCGAGGCGGTGTGGATCGGATATGTGAACGCCGAGGGTGCCGCCAGTCAGCGCGTGATCGCGCCCATCCGGGTCGAGGGCGGCTTCGTCACGGCGTACGACCACACGGCGGACGAGGTCCGCACCTACCCCCTGCACCGGGTCACCGGGGTCGCGGAGCTGGCCGACGACCAGCCGTGA